Within the Cololabis saira isolate AMF1-May2022 chromosome 22, fColSai1.1, whole genome shotgun sequence genome, the region CTGTCTTTTGCTTTGATCCTATAATTGCATGCAGTTAAATGTGTGAAGCAGACACACACCAGGTGtgattattcttatttttttctgcagAAACTGGTGCGCCTATGTTGTGCGTAAAAACGTGAGCTGTGCGGTCGTTGGAGGCACGGAGAGTTTCCTGCAGCCGGAGCTGCTGCCGTGCCCGCCCGAGCTGCCAAACTGTGCGCAACAAGTGATGTAAGTTTCCAGACAAGAGCGAGTTTAGATGAAGAGCaactcttcctctttcctttaGTCTTTAATAGGATTTCATTCttttaattttgtgttttgtatAAAGCCACAAATCATTTGATCCTATGTTAGGTATTATTacacaaatacaacctcagacaaCACTAACAGTCCAGTTTTTTGTTTGCTCTTTTTAAAAGATGTAGTGCCTTTATTTGTTTTAGAAGAACtgatcatttaaataaaaaggaaacgtgagcaatactaagtacccccactATTTAAATGTTTGTAGATCCTCCTTTAGCAGCAATAACTTGAAGCTTTTTGTGTATGACTATATTAGTCTTTCACATTGTTTTGGAGGATATTTGGTCCATTTTTCTTTCAAACTTTGCAGTGACGGAGCCAGGTAGTTTTCGATGGGGTGTCCATGGTGGGGCCAGTGGAAATTTTAGGGTGGCCAAGAAACACAATCATATAGAAGTGAAGATGTACAGTATGTTACCATAATGCAATCATGTGAAAAACGTCTCCACAGACCCtcattcaattacattttttttaattcaattcaattcaattttatttatatggcgtctaatacaacaaaagttgtctctagacgctttccagagacccagaacataaacccccgaacagttattacataaacaatgtcaggtaaaaactcccctagtgggagaaaagccttaagccaaacagtggcaaggaaaaactcccctttaagccggaaatatactctacgcacgtaacctgcgtagcctgcgtagcctgctttgtgtctgttcatgctccactgcgtacgtcgcgtaccacccgagtagagcctgtcataccgatggtgaccgatagggggcagtaagcagagcaacagttggaaaagctacttatattaagtagcagaagtagtagcagcagcagcggtagcagattagaaaaacgaacacttttacaggacaatattggatgatgtaggagattataacatcgtgtgaatgtgtatgagtgtgtatgaatgtttgtggtggtcggaggggccgtttggcgcgatatggcagccacgctcccgtcagtctgcagggcagctgcggctacagacggagctaccaccggggagaatgtgtgtgaatgaataatgatctctgtaaagctctgggtgcctagaaggaagctaaagaaaaccataacattattattattattattactctttttttaatgtgtattacttatttatattactgttttacccccttccctgtgtgtgtgtgtgtgtacttctgctacgtgagtttccccgttgagggagtaataaaggactattttatcttatcttattattattgcttattatcaaaagtggatagtctttccagactaatttatccagcattctcctcacccatctcaacaagaatgacgaaacaataaatccagttaattttaggttcatatggagaagtagatgtcaatatataagaaagattaacatggtcaaaaaatgtattgttcctaatatgattccaagtcattcaatagtatttttattgaaaaacagagtatttaaaataaaataagtcccgtcaattgactcctggctcccggctccgcttcctcccggctccgggaggcaccgaggctcggcgcgtacctccgccggggctcggtcgccggggctcggtcgccggggctcgccatccgcggtactcccggggactctagtcccgcagcaccagtgagtattttgaccggagagattataaaataccggacttcggcatattttaccggacaacggaaaccctggggggaagttaaatattgcataaatatatgcacggggaactttctccaggggagagcagcataatcgtgccagccgggatcagaccgggaacagcgatactagcggccagagcgagaactgcaggtcgcgtacgcgttcagtgtctttttgagaacgtgcacgtcgacgcgtcaaatgtacgcaggatacgcaggatacgcgagacgtgacgtcacgcgtatcctgcgtctcgcgtacgcgttctgaactgcaagtataaacgcggctttaggagggaagaaaccttgagcaggaccaggctcataagggggggccctcctgccgagggccagactggtgggtctgggacgtcaacagcacagcaggcaggtggaagcagcaacgggatgaccgggggtgggaccgcaggccagcatgcagctcccgaagctccggcccaatcagcaagccccaggttggggtgcagggtcggggaaaggttgagaaggggcagggccattGGATACAAGACAGGTTATAAGCGTGTGCATCTGTAAAATACATCCTGCTTGCTTCTGAAAACCAAAGGATTCTgcctccttaaaaaaaaaaaaaaagtaattggcTACCTTGGCCTGGCTACTTTTTAAAATACTCTCCGGTGACATTTTAAACGGGTttaaggtctggactttgacttggtcGTTCCAAAtgttcatttgtatatttcattTTCAACCATTCTGATGAAGATTTGCTGATTAACTTTGGATCATTGTCTCATTGCATGATCCAATGTTGACCAAACTTCACATTTGTCCCATCATCCACTCATTGACTGTAATGTGTCAAGGTTCTGCAACTGCAGAACAACCCCTATATCATCACACCTCCACTACTGTGCTCCACGACGGGTgtgaggtgtttctgctgacATGCTGTTTGGTTTCCACCAAACACGCTGCTGGTCATGACGGCCAGGCAACTTAACTTTGGTCTCATCAGGATATTATTCCAGAAGTGTTGTTTGTTTGCATGCAGTTTCATGAACTACTTTCAACATCCAGAAGAAGCATATACTTCTGGCAACCATTCTGATAGAAAATTCAGCCTTGGCTGCTTGATTAAACCCAatctgctgagagcagcaaaacaACAGCCCAATGTACAGACTGGGAGTCTGCTCAAGaaagattaacactgacctAAAAGATGTTTTTATCTACTCGAATCGCAAGAATTTATCATCCTTTGTGCCTTAAAATCAGTATGCTTACTTTGTtacattgtcattctgcatcgagagtCCTGATGTATCTTgtgacccttttgcatgcaattaAATCTACTAAAATATGGAGAatttctcaagtcttattcctggtaacttagacactcagtttcagtccagttattcacccaTTTGGAAAGAACACATTAAAGACCATTTGATGGGTTTTGCCACAACAACCATTCCGCACAAACTGCACTTGTTCAGTCTTTTCTACTTTTCTACTACTGCTGCCATGAGATTTAACTTGCTCAGCAAGACCTGCAGACTCTCAGATGTAGCTTTTGGATTATTGCCTATATCTGACATTAGGGTAAACTTGCTGGGATGTCCACTCCTGGGAAAATTGGTTACTTCCTTGAATTCTTCTCAGCTTTCTCCGCTCTGACGTGCAGCAACAGCTGCTTATCTGAGACTATAACTTATGTATTTCATTCTTGGCATTACAGTAACGCACACCTGAAGGCTCTAGAAAAACAAATTGTCAAAATGTTGGATATTTATACAAGTGTGCCCACATGCTGATCAACTCATGAGGAGCTAATGATTCGCAGcacctggcttttttttttgttttaattttgttaAATATGGTGGGAAAAGAAGATTTGATTAATTGTTTGAGGTCTTATTTGCCAATAATCAGATGATTTTTATCGGATTTGCAAAAACCAAAATGCATTATTGATATCCTAATGTTATTTATCCCCAGATATCAGACACATTTCAGACCAATGTACAAAATTGCCTACAAAACTGTGACAGAGCTGGAGTGGAGGTGCTGCCCGGGATATCAGGGCCGTGACTGCATGGAGGTGAAGGACCTTAAGCTACTCCAAGTAGAACGCTTGCCCCAAACTCGCTCTCCCTTTGGCCATTTTCCAGTCCCACATGGTGAGTGGCAGCACTTTAGCACTTGAGCTTTAGACATTTTTGCATAAATGTGTCTTGATTGAAATCAAGCAAGTCAATGCTAAAAAAAACTGTCAACTTGTTTATCTCCAGACGAGAGAACGGAGGAACGCAGAAATAATCCGATGGGAAGAGAAGTGGACGCTGGAGGTCAGATATATGAACAGCCAGTAAGGGCTCAAGGAAGATCTCGAAGTGCGCCACATCTGGAAGAAGAGGTGCAGCGTCTGTCCCAGATGGTTCTGGACATGCAGGAGAGAATGACAGACATGGCGTCCAACCTGAGGTTGGATTTCCAGGAGGATGCCAGTAAAATGCTAGTTACGTTGCTGAATGATGTCAAACAGCCCGCCAGTGCACGGGGCGGCGAGACGGAAACTATTCAGGTGCAGGACTTCTCTTTAGACCACGAGATGTTGCCGATGGACAGTGTCATGAATAAGATTAACCAGGTCACCCATGATCTGGAGACCAAGAGCAATGCCCTGGATGACTTGCTTGGTCGAGTCACCCTCCACGATGGACAAATTCGTCTTTTAATGGAGGCATCCCACACGCCATACCTGTCCACTCCTGCTCCCTCGACCAGTGACGCAGACCTGCGAGCCTACCTGAACGATAAGATCCGGGAACTGAGAGAGGAGATGATGGAAGGCATGGACATCAAACTCGCGGACTTGAAGAACTCCTGTGAATATAAAATCATCTCAGTTCAGGAGCAATGTGAAGGCCAGGAGACCAACTACCTCAGTCTGGCTGAGCTCATTGAATCAAAGGAAAGCGACCTcctcaaacagatccaggaccTAAAGACCACACTCCACCTGAACTCATCAGACGGGAGTCTGGGGGCACAGTGTCTCTCTGTGGAGGAGAGGTTGCATAACAAACAGGAAGAGGCCATCCGAGAACTGAAGGAGGCGATGGAGGATAAGCTGGCGTCCTTGGAGGACAGACTTACAACCATTTTATTAGATGCGAGCACCAGCTCCCCATCTGGTGATCAGAAAGAGGGACCAGATGCTCTGCAGAACGACATCGGTGCACTAAAGGACTCTGTTCAATCTCTGGAGCATAGACTAAACGGTATGGATCATATGTGCTCGCAAGAGTGCAAAGCCCATTTGACAACTTTAGAAAACCTCCAGCAAGACTTCCATAGCTTTAGAGCTATTGTGGATGCCATGGAGACGCAAATAAAAGCTCAGATAAGTGACATTAGAGCCCTGGAGGGGCAAGTCCTCAACCACAGCAGCAGCTTTGAGAGTATAAACGGCAGCTTAAATGACCTCAAAGGCCATGTGGGCAAACTGGAGGACTCATTATCAGACGTGGTCCAGCAGCAGTCTCAAACACTGAATTCATCCTGGGGTCGAGTCGGAGCAGACGCTGAACGGGAGGCTAAGGAACTTTTGGAGCTCCACAGGGAGCGACATCATAAGCTAAGGAAACAGCTTGACGAGTTCGGGAGGGAAGTGAAGGCTGAGGCCGACCACTGCAGGGAAAAAACGCAGCATATTGGGGAGGGGATCACCCATATGGACAGACGCATCGTTAATGTAGAGACTTTATGCAGTAAGCTGGATCCCATCTCTGAAAGCCTCAAGAGAATCAAAGATGGGCTGAAAAAGCATGTCACTGGGTTGTGGAATTGCGTGAAAGAACTCAACATCACGGTGAGAGATCATGGTCACAATATTGGAGGGTTGAGAGGAACTTACCAGACTCTGCAGAATCACGTCTCAAATGTCGCCAGAGATCTTCAGGTTTTATCAAAAAGCTCACCTGGGAACGAAGGTAAGCTGTCTGAACTGTAATTTAAACATAATTAACACTTTTTGTTCCTTTCATATGtgaatattaggggtgtaacgatacactaatctcacaatacattacgatacacgatattgaggtcacgataacgatatgatattttagcagtatttttttaacaaccttgcatgaggaacatatgactggaaaaaattgtcttttatttgaaagacacaaaatacaaaacaatactgtgcatttgccctattgttacagtttgtaatgctttataactgtttaagttttaaagagacagccaggccaaccattttccacaaactgaactaaaagtaaatgtcaggtttgcattatgcatcgtCAGTTTcaaacaagtacaaatattttgccacaaactgaatagtttctctcatgtatgatctgacctttttcttttccagaaatttaacaactacaattaaataaataaaagtaaataaatacatacaattttacatcataaaaaagattgattcatgctcaccttataagtgtaagaggagatttatttttgttaaggttattttggtaattcagtactagtcaacacaagattatttttaataatccaacatcgcgatacactttgtcacctccacgacacgtattgtgacgtttttgtatcacgaaatttcgtggcactatatattgttacacccctagtgaatATGCAAATTTCTTCCTCAATACAGCAAAGACACCCAACTTATCAACAAACCAATGGACCAACGAAACAAACTACCGGTAGTCTAGTCTGGCTGCTAacagctttaatttaattcaagACATATGTACTTTACagatgaaactatatatatatatatatatatatatatatatatatatatatatatatatatatatatatatatatatatatatatattactgaGTGAGTCTAATATTGGTACATTTATCCAAGTGAGTGAGCAAAATATACGTAGTgattagtttaaataaataatgcttCTTAGTCTTTTAGATAATTGCCTGAGCTGCAGCCCACTTCTTTTATCACATGCAGGGTCTATTAGAGGCTTACATGTTAGTGTGTTTGAGTTTGAGTGAGAGGAAGTTGGATTTTCTCTTAACTATGTTCTCACTTCAAGCAGGGAGGCTTGATTAAAGACACATGCTTGGTTTAACAGACCCCACTTCTGTTGAGCAATGTGTTGGCATTAAGAAAAATTACCCACAAGGctcattttatatatttaaggGTTAATTTGTGGGTGTGTACATGTGTTTGTCTACATAACTCAACTCTGTGCCTCGGGTGTGAAAGTTTCCGGGATTATGTGACGCTCGTCACACCCGTCCCTGAACGTAACTGCAAAGAAGCTAATGCTGAATAGACAGGGTGGTAACGATTTATCATTGATGCAGCTATAACTGCGGGAGGAAATGCACAGTTAAACTATCTGTTTAGGCAGAAAGATGTTTCTATCAAGAGGTTTAATATACCAAGAGAGAAGTAACTTTTATAATCTTATTACTTACATGATTATTACCTCCGTTTTAACATGAGGTCACTTTAAATCTACTCTGGAAAAATGAAAATGCTATCAGAAAACCCTGATGCTTGTCTGTCAGTCAGTCAGACTGACTGAGGCTGTACAGTCCGCATGCTGAGCTATGATGCAACTAGTACTACTTCTACTTCTACTTCTAcaactacatttattctgatcAAATCCATCTGTCTGTCCTCTTTTCCTATGTCGCCACAGAAATGAAACAGGAAACAAGTAATGTTGGAGTTAAAACTGGCAGAGCTCCAGTTGAGCACCAGGTGGAACTTTTGACTGTCTTTTGCCTGAAACTCACTAAACGACAAAGTCCTTGCGATCTCCGGGGGTTTATTACACCCGGGTCCCGGCAGAGGTcctggcaaagttagtttatcTGAAAGGGAGTAAGTTTGTGAGGAATCCCCAGGGCTGTAGCTGAGGCCAGGTTGGCCCAGGCTGCGTGCAGCCTGGCGAAACTCAGATGCTTGCAGACAAACCCACAGCTGATCATGGTGgtcaacagaggtgtcaaaagtattcacattcattactcaggtagaagtatagatactagagtttaaaaaatactcctgtagaagttgaagtatcaactcaagttttttactcaagtaaaagtataaaagtactggtttcaaaactacttaaagtataaaagtaaaagtaatgtaaggaggaaaaaaccattatggacaaaagccattgaaaatgaatgcatcttagtataatgcaaatatattaaagaaccatatatgtgtactattgagcattaacatgtgtttcagagagcaggagatatgatgactagttgcctataagtattgtaatggtgcaaaaagtcaaacttcagaggcatgttatcatttatcctaacctttattggaatgtacatccaagtttagttgcaggaatctgagggaacggatgtaagaacaaaactggacaagaacatctgaaacaaccacaaccaaattcactctatccggatggagcaatttaactggatagtttttttttaaaaggccgaaatgaaataaagtaacgtggctgtttttaaaatgtaaggagtaaaaagtacagataattgcgtgaaaatgtaaggagtaaaagtaaaaagtcgtctgaaaaataattactccagtgaagtatagataaccaaaatttctacttaagtaaggtaacgaagtatttgtacttcgttacttgacacctctggtggtcAAGAACAAGTAACAGCATAACAAACCATATCATCTTGAAAGTAACAGAGACAGTGCAgttaggtctttattcacaccTCAGTGGTCAAGACATTACTTGTAAAATCTAATTATAGAGACCAAAAACTGTTGTCTTGAACCAGGCCTTCagtatttccatccatccatccatccatccatccatccatccatccatccatccatccatccatccatccatccatccatccatccatccatccatccatggacaggtcgccagtccaggGCCAATATGTCAAATACATGATTTAATACGTGGATCAGTGGTGATAAGACTTGCTTTGGGtcccagcccctagtggtcagttgaggaactgtTATTTTCATCACTTTTTGCAGACAAGACTAGAAAAACAGATGCAGCTGCTTGGAGAGTAAAACCATATTTTGTAACCATTTTCTTGGAAATTATAAACTCCAGATGGTTATTGAGAGCACGTGAAACATATATTTTGTATGTATTCTTAATTATTAACTATTGTTGTGCCAAGTACTGGTGAATACATAAGTACATCAAACCCATCTAATTATACTTTTGCAGGAACTTTATTTGGACACAGTTAGAGTTTTAAAAGTATCCATGTATgcgtctgatcccaattttatTGTTTCCCATCAATCCATCTAGTTTAGACATTGAATTGCCTTTTTCTCATCCGGAGTTATCTTAGATGAGAGCAGCGTCACTTGGTTTGGTTTATCCTGATTTATCTTTACATTGATTTAGCTGATGCCAAAGCTACTTGGAAGCAAGAAACCCTTTTGGGGGGTGATGTGGGGTTCAGTATCTTCCACATCATATAAACTGAGGAAGTTTGGGATCAACCCATGACTTTTTGATCGAAAAAGACAACTCTTTACGTAATGAGTTTGGCTCTGCTGGATCATATTTGATGGCATCTGTTTTCATATCGTTGGATACGACTCACCTGAAACTGCTCTTTAATGGGGCCTCTGGGGGGGAGCTGGACTCTGGCGGTTGTAAAGGTGATCTATCAAAGCACGCCTAAGTTTACGAGCCAGAGCTCCTCCTCTGGGAGCAGCTTCAGTTACTGGTTTATGGGGCAGGTGACACAGCGTGCCGTCCAGTTTGGGACAACATGCAAGGTGGGTTTCGTTAAGCGTCTTGTCCAAGGCTTTTCATCAtgatcctttctttttttcctttggttCTGAGTCATTTTTACAGCTCTGTGAGTATTTTTTTTGGTGGCAAAAACTCAGCCTGTGATGAGAAACATCATCACTCCACCCATGGCCTTATGTCATCGCGTTTTTGGGTCATAATCCATCTGAGGATTTTGTTGGTCCTCACCAGCAAACCCATGTTGTTGTCCATGTCTCTGCTTATCTAAGGACACTGGAAAATGACGCCTCGTCCGAATCCGTCCACAACTTATCGAGGACCCCCTAACCTCCCCCTTAGGGAGCGATTATTTCTGACCGGTGCTGGACAATCTGTTTCGCTCTTGTTTTCCTGGTCACCATATGCACTTCTCTCAACAATTTCAAACCTGCAGCTTTTCCTCTCAATTCTTTactctttgttgaaataaacACTGTGAAATGAGGCCCCAGACGCCATCTGGGAGTCCGTCAACCATGACGTCATAGCAGTTGTTAATCTTAGACGGCGGGCTCAGAAAACAAACACTTACTGTGTCATTTTTGGAGTTATTTATCGCTGCTTGTTAAACCATGAAAGAAATACAGTTGAGTTCGGAAACACCGGGACAATATTTGTGTTATAGTAGCTGCTCACCAGAACGTCCTCCGGTTACGGTTGTATAATGATTATAACGGGAATGGCTGAAACCTCTTGGCTTTTGTTTGTGGAGTTTTTCACTACTGACTGAAGAGTTTTTCAGAAGAGGTTCTCAGCAAGCGAGAACCAACATGAATCTTCTCTGTTAGGGCAATATAAATTCCTACCTCTGGCTTCACAATGCTTCCCGAGATGTTGCCTTTAAAGGCATTGATGAAGCCTCCAGAGAGCAGCCGCCTTTGTTTGTTAGTGCGTCTGTGTGAATTAAACACACGTTTTCCACCTCCATCACTTGGGGCTTACACATCCTTCTGCTTGTGTTTTTGACGATGAGGCCTGGGGCCACTTAAGACTGCACTGAAGAGCTGCAGCATGGGAACCTTTGCAGATAAGAAAGCAATGTTTTCCTGCTTCTGACGTCGCTCTCGTAGGTCAGCGACCTGTGTGAGATAAGACTGAGCCACATTGGTCCGCGGTCACACGTGATAACCCCTCACACGAACAACAAGATGGGACTTGACGGCCACTAAGAACAACAAAGTCTTCAGTGTTTGTCTCTGAGTCTGTGGCTGCTTTTCAGACTTTATGATCGAAAGCTTATCTTGTTGTTTGTgacagacttaaaaaaaaaaaaaatagggtgTTGCTTTGGATGCTAACTTGGCTTTTTTGGAGACTCAGCATGCGGTCATTATGATTTGATCTGTAATGCAGAAATTGGCAGATTTTGTGGAGTAATCAGGAACTGCTGCTGTAGAGGAGGAAGAATACACACTTGTGATGGACGGCAGATTCAGATGCATTCCTTCACAGTTCACCTTCTC harbors:
- the emilin2b gene encoding EMILIN-2; this encodes MESGLQLLHFLVTFPLIGGSPFQYSMFQGNAYSAPETRQRSKNWCAYVVRKNVSCAVVGGTESFLQPELLPCPPELPNCAQQVIYQTHFRPMYKIAYKTVTELEWRCCPGYQGRDCMEVKDLKLLQVERLPQTRSPFGHFPVPHDERTEERRNNPMGREVDAGGQIYEQPVRAQGRSRSAPHLEEEVQRLSQMVLDMQERMTDMASNLRLDFQEDASKMLVTLLNDVKQPASARGGETETIQVQDFSLDHEMLPMDSVMNKINQVTHDLETKSNALDDLLGRVTLHDGQIRLLMEASHTPYLSTPAPSTSDADLRAYLNDKIRELREEMMEGMDIKLADLKNSCEYKIISVQEQCEGQETNYLSLAELIESKESDLLKQIQDLKTTLHLNSSDGSLGAQCLSVEERLHNKQEEAIRELKEAMEDKLASLEDRLTTILLDASTSSPSGDQKEGPDALQNDIGALKDSVQSLEHRLNGMDHMCSQECKAHLTTLENLQQDFHSFRAIVDAMETQIKAQISDIRALEGQVLNHSSSFESINGSLNDLKGHVGKLEDSLSDVVQQQSQTLNSSWGRVGADAEREAKELLELHRERHHKLRKQLDEFGREVKAEADHCREKTQHIGEGITHMDRRIVNVETLCSKLDPISESLKRIKDGLKKHVTGLWNCVKELNITVRDHGHNIGGLRGTYQTLQNHVSNVARDLQVLSKSSPGNEGAPVQQGKLGPPHDSSTSLKVPLGPVDTPLPQPRVLETGEAGPPASPVKSTESLRAGVSLISDLSEALRSPQHKPAIASDKVSFSAGLTLAKFQGQSGIIRFNKVLVNDGGYYDPLTGVFTAPTDGRYLLTAVLAAQRGQKVEAVLLVSNQNIQKLDSTGFSSEASHQGCNCSSSTPLSLVLSLRRGDRAGLVLTAGKLASSASPQILSSFSAVLLYRSPSAR